A window from Gottschalkiaceae bacterium SANA encodes these proteins:
- the pduA_1 gene encoding propanediol utilization microcompartment protein PduA encodes MGEALGMVETQGLVGAIEAADAMTKAANVQLMGYEKIGSGLVTVMVRGDVGAVKAAVDAGSAAAERVGKVVSVHVIPRPHADTEQILPKGK; translated from the coding sequence ATGGGTGAAGCATTAGGTATGGTTGAAACACAAGGATTAGTTGGAGCGATTGAAGCAGCCGATGCAATGACAAAAGCGGCAAATGTCCAATTGATGGGATACGAAAAAATAGGTTCCGGACTGGTAACTGTGATGGTTCGCGGTGATGTAGGTGCTGTAAAGGCCGCAGTCGATGCAGGAAGTGCAGCAGCTGAGCGTGTAGGAAAAGTGGTATCTGTACACGTTATTCCTCGTCCGCATGCGGATACGGAACAAATATTACCAAAAGGAAAGTAG